The proteins below are encoded in one region of Apium graveolens cultivar Ventura chromosome 4, ASM990537v1, whole genome shotgun sequence:
- the LOC141717809 gene encoding mitogen-activated protein kinase 7-like, translated as MATCMEAPYSNMKGRKHYYTISHTVFEIDTKYVPIKSIGRGAYGVVCSSVNKETNEKVAIKKINNVFGNRVDALRTLRELKLLRHIRHENVIALKDVMMPVYQSSFQDVYLVYELMDTDLHHIIKSPQPLSSDHCKYFLYQLLCGLKYLHSANVLHRDLKPGNLLVNANCELKICDFGLARKGRDNGQFMTEYVVTRWYRAPELLLCCDNYGTSIDVWSVGCIFAEILGRKPIFPGTEALNQLKLIISVLGSQIDADIEFIDNPKARKFIRSLPYSRGIRFPSLYPQADPLALDLLQRMLVFDPSKRITVTEALCHPYMSSLYDSNRNPPAQIPTDLDINENMGEPMIREMMLKEMLHYHPEAVYTTSLAMHR; from the exons ATATGAAAGGAAGAAAACATTACTACACTATATCCCATACCGTGTTTGAGATTGATACTAAATATGTTCCGATTAAGTCTATAGGCAGAGGAGCTTATGGTGTAGTGTGTTCTTCGGTTAATAAAGAGACTAATGAGAAAGTTGCGATCAAGAAGATCAATAATGTGTTTGGGAATCGTGTTGATGCATTGAGAACTCTTAGGGAGTTGAAGCTACTCCGCCATATCAGGCACGAAAATGTGATTGCTCTGAAAGATGTTATGATGCCTGTTTATCAAAGTAGTTTTCAGGATGTGTACTTGGTGTATGAATTGATGGATACTGATCTCCATCATATTATAAAGTCTCCTCAACCTCTATCAAGTGACCACTGCAAGTACTTTTTATATCAG TTGCTTTGTGGTTTGAAGTATCTTCACTCAGCAAATGTTCTTCATCGTGATTTAAAGCCTGGTAATCTCCTTGTCAATGCCAATTGTGAACTAAAGATATGTGATTTCGGATTGGCACGGAAAGGTAGGGACAATGGACAGTTTATGACCGAGTATGTGGTGACTCGTTGGTATCGTGCACCTGAGCTCCTCCTCTGTTGTGACAATTATGGAACCTCAATTGACGTCTGGTCTGTAGGATGCATCTTTGCAGAAATTCTTGGGCGAAAACCTATCTTTCCTGGAACCGAAGCCCTCAACCAGCTTAAACTGATCATCAGCGTTCTTGGCAGTCAAATTGATGCTGATATTGAATTCATTGATAATCCAAAGGCTAGGAAGTTCATCAGATCACTACCCTACTCTAGAGGAATCCGGTTTCCTTCTCTATATCCCCAGGCTGATCCACTAGCTTTGGACTTGTTGCAGCGGATGCTTGTATTTGATCCATCCAAGAGAATAACAGTAACAGAAGCTCTTTGCCATCCATATATGTCAAGCCTTTATGATTCAAATCGTAATCCTCCTGCCCAAATCCCGACGGATCTTGACATTAACGAGAACATGGGAGAACCGATGATTAGGGAAATGATGTTGAAGGAAATGCTTCACTATCATCCTGAAGCTGTTTATACAACTTCATTGGCCATGCACCGATAA